From the genome of Oxyura jamaicensis isolate SHBP4307 breed ruddy duck chromosome 2, BPBGC_Ojam_1.0, whole genome shotgun sequence, one region includes:
- the HTR5A gene encoding 5-hydroxytryptamine receptor 5A, which yields MERMLNVSCFAAAMHDAGNRSGSPAGADGGRTQLSVFSVLVLTLLAMLVVATFLWNGLVLATILRVRTFHRVPHNLVASMAISDVMVAALVMPLSLVHELSGRRWRLGRSLCQVWISFDVLCCTASIWNVTAIALDRYWSITRHLEYTLRTRRRISNIMIALTWLLSAFISLAPLLFGWGETYSEDSEECQVSQEPSYTIFSTFGAFYLPLCVVLFVYWKIYKAAKFRIGSRKNNSITPVTPGALEVKEAAQQPQMVFTVRHATVTFQTDGDTWREQKERKAALMVGILIGVFVLCWIPFFITELINPLCSCDIPPIWKSIFLWLGYSNSFFNPLIYTAFNKNYNNAFRNLFFRQH from the exons ATGGAGAGGATGCTCAACGTCAGTTGTTTCGCCGCTGCGATGCACGATGCTGGCAACCGGAGCGGGTCGCCCGCCGGTGCGGATGGCGGCAGGACGCAGCTCTCCGTCTTCAGCGTGTTGGTCCTCACCCTCCTGGCCATGCTGGTGGTGGCCACTTTCCTCTGGAATGGGTTGGTGCTGGCCACCATCCTGCGGGTGCGCACTTTTCACCGGGTGCCCCACAACCTGGTGGCCTCCATGGCCATCTCCGACGTGATGGTGGCGGCCCTCGTCATGCCCCTGAGCCTGGTGCACGAGTTGTCCGGGCGGCGGTGGCGGCTGGGCCGCTCCTTGTGTCAGGTGTGGATCTCCTTTGACGTCCTGTGCTGCACTGCCAGCATCTGGAACGTCACGGCCATCGCCCTGGACCGCTACTGGTCCATCACTCGCCACCTGGAGTACACGCTGCGCACCCGGCGCCGCATCTCCAACATTATGATTGCCCTCACCTGGTTACTCTCCGCCTTCATCTCCTTGGCCCCGCTGCTCTTCGGATGGGGAGAGACTTACTCAGAGGACAGCGAGGAGTGCCAGGTCAGCCAGGAGCCTTCCTACACCATCTTCTCCACATTTGGCGCCTTCTACCTGCCCCTGTGCGTGGTGCTGTTTGTGTACTGGAAGATCTACAAGGCAGCCAAGTTTCGCATCGGGTCTAGGAAGAACAACTCCATCACCCCCGTTACACCTGGAGCCCTGGAG GTGAAAGAAGCCGCCCAGCAGCCACAGATGGTCTTCACCGTCCGGCATGCCACTGTTACGTTCCAGACGGACGGAGACACATGgagagagcagaaggaaaggaaagctgccCTCATGGTGGGCATCCTTATCGGGGTCTTCGTGCTCTGCTGGATCCCCTTCTTCATCACGGAGCTCATCAACCCGCTCTGCTCCTGCGACATCCCTCCCATTTGGAAGAGTATTTTTCTATGGCTAGGCTattcaaattccttttttaatcCGCTCATCTACACTGCTTTCAACAAAAACTACAACAATGCCTTCAGGAACCTGTTCTTTAGACAGCACTGA